Proteins from a single region of Hermetia illucens chromosome 3, iHerIll2.2.curated.20191125, whole genome shotgun sequence:
- the LOC119651717 gene encoding NPC intracellular cholesterol transporter 2 homolog a-like, whose translation MFRLAVLCMCLLSVASATPVNKCDGKPFPSQVRIKDCNQPPCAVVKGTTANFQVDFEAAFPIKIMTTKVRATVLGLTVNYPLDDEQANTCAHLLYGSYCPLDRGEDITYNFDFPVGNSYPEIGVNVEVSLEDESKKVVTCFNVDIKVKSH comes from the exons ATGTTCCGTTTAGCAGTTTTGTGCATGTGCTTACTCTCGGTGGCTTCTGCAACCCCAGTAAACAAAT GTGATGGTAAGCCATTTCCCAGCCAAGTTCGCATAAAAGATTGTAACCAGCCACCGTGTGCGGTAGTGAAAGGAACGACGGCCAACTTTCAGGTAGACTTCGAGGCAG CCTTCCCAATAAAAATTATGACAACAAAGGTTCGAGCTACTGTCCTGGGACTCACCGTCAACTATCCACTTGACGACGAGCAGGCGAATACATGCGCCCATTTGCTGTATGGGAGCTATTGTCCGCTAGATAGAGGCGAGGATATTACATACAATTTTGACTTTCCGGTCGGAAACTCATATCCGGAAATTGGAGTCAATGTTGAAGTTAGCTTGGAAGATGAATCAAAAAAGGTGGTGACATGCTTTAATGTTGATATAAAAGTTAAAAGCCATTGA